Proteins from one Corynebacterium epidermidicanis genomic window:
- a CDS encoding dynamin family protein — translation METAPHTVNGRDARASVGRACEIATKYGHVGAAEHALAVMNAEFRLGTVVVVGEIKRGKSSVVNALVGRRDLLPVDVLMCTSAPIRVKTVQDPTFPVEVSVVRGDRRDPIDPAELPKWVTHQAVQELDRAPADSDDALQLPSAAEITVGARDLGSITIIDTPGVGGLDSHAIHAALTEARHAGVLLMVCDASTPITAPELEILRTAREQVGSVIVAVTKTDKNTRRWRSIVSDNRRLISQHLGLEIPVIGVSSLRALDAAELVDDARREAIEQRCGIAALRAQIRQDLAASSGIGVRTALDSMTVVMRSVQKDVDEDIQLHSSTSDAVAKLEGERAQLEKFREETADWEQVFQRDISLARNSISGDLDRALEQLRITWTERINSDGMRVLRSKPQVFTSQIETELRSIVDSAVQAILREVEKDCRALVRDEELTRQVMSTVLASLLPAEIVTREVDKKTKDLADPTVLTMGMVGAGALAGVTFGIAPLAAGLWIGINLGYKAMRNGKQHLINWLREMQSNARSTSMRMLDQIITSARTEIMLAHRSKLRQQQKHIQGKIEEARRIAQESETERKSRLARLQKNFDIIEATITELESHKRALQAPGRAL, via the coding sequence ATGGAGACTGCGCCGCACACAGTCAATGGTCGAGATGCGCGTGCGTCCGTAGGTCGAGCGTGTGAAATCGCCACCAAGTATGGACATGTTGGCGCTGCAGAACACGCGTTGGCGGTGATGAATGCAGAGTTTCGCCTGGGCACAGTCGTTGTCGTGGGGGAAATCAAGCGCGGTAAGTCTTCTGTAGTCAATGCTCTCGTCGGGCGCAGAGATCTGCTTCCAGTAGATGTCTTGATGTGTACGTCAGCGCCCATTCGGGTGAAGACAGTGCAAGATCCGACATTTCCGGTGGAAGTTTCTGTGGTCAGAGGCGACCGTAGGGATCCCATCGACCCGGCTGAACTACCCAAATGGGTAACCCATCAAGCCGTACAGGAGTTGGATCGGGCACCAGCAGATTCAGATGATGCGTTGCAATTGCCCTCGGCTGCGGAAATAACTGTCGGTGCCCGCGATCTTGGAAGCATCACCATCATTGACACTCCTGGTGTTGGAGGTCTGGATAGCCACGCCATTCACGCCGCGCTGACGGAGGCCCGGCATGCGGGCGTGCTGTTGATGGTTTGCGATGCATCTACCCCCATCACTGCACCCGAACTAGAAATTTTGCGCACCGCTCGTGAACAGGTTGGCTCGGTGATCGTCGCGGTGACAAAGACCGACAAGAACACTCGACGATGGCGATCTATTGTTTCAGACAATAGAAGGTTGATTAGTCAACATTTGGGGTTGGAGATCCCCGTGATCGGTGTATCGAGTCTTCGTGCGCTAGACGCAGCCGAGCTTGTTGACGACGCGCGTCGAGAAGCGATCGAACAGCGCTGTGGCATCGCGGCCCTTCGTGCGCAGATTCGCCAAGACCTGGCGGCGTCGTCGGGGATTGGAGTGCGCACGGCCCTCGATTCCATGACGGTGGTGATGAGATCGGTCCAAAAGGATGTCGATGAAGACATTCAGCTACATTCGAGCACCTCAGATGCGGTAGCAAAGCTGGAGGGGGAGCGGGCACAACTCGAGAAATTTCGAGAAGAAACTGCTGATTGGGAACAAGTGTTCCAGCGCGACATCTCACTCGCGCGAAATAGTATTTCTGGCGATTTAGATCGCGCTCTCGAACAATTGAGGATCACTTGGACCGAACGCATTAATAGTGATGGTATGCGCGTCCTGCGATCAAAACCTCAGGTGTTTACGAGTCAGATCGAAACGGAGCTACGCAGCATCGTCGATAGTGCGGTGCAGGCGATTTTGCGAGAGGTCGAAAAGGACTGCCGAGCTCTCGTTCGAGACGAGGAATTAACACGGCAAGTTATGTCGACTGTCTTGGCATCTTTGCTGCCAGCCGAGATTGTCACCCGTGAGGTAGACAAAAAGACGAAAGACCTCGCTGATCCCACTGTGCTGACCATGGGGATGGTGGGCGCAGGTGCGCTGGCGGGCGTTACCTTCGGCATCGCGCCTCTGGCGGCCGGGTTGTGGATCGGCATCAATCTGGGCTACAAGGCGATGCGAAACGGTAAGCAGCATCTGATCAACTGGCTGCGGGAAATGCAGTCCAACGCGCGTTCGACGTCGATGCGCATGCTTGACCAGATTATTACGTCGGCACGCACGGAAATCATGTTGGCGCACCGCTCGAAGCTGCGTCAACAGCAGAAGCACATCCAGGGCAAGATCGAGGAAGCTCGCCGAATCGCGCAAGAGTCGGAAACTGAGCGCAAATCCCGATTGGCGCGACTGCAGAAGAATTTCGACATCATCGAGGCCA